GGTATCGCCGGTGCCGCGTTCGCCGGTCGCCGCCTGGTCACCGCCCGCAACGAGGGCTGAGCCGAAACGCTCGAGCACGATGAATAGGCGCTCGACGGCTGCCGCGGGACTCCTCGTGGGTCTCGCGGTGGCCGTCGGCGCGCCCGCCGCCTGGTACGTGACCACCGCATCCTCCGCCCAAGGAGTCGGCGCCCTACCCCTCGGACTGAGCCGAACACCCATCAACGCCTCCGGTGGTACCGGCAACACCGCCGCTGGCTCCGCGGGGGCCGCGTCGACGCCGTTGACCGCCACCTCGATCCCGGTCGTCACCTCGACCATTCCCCCCGCAACAGCGACACCGGTCCCCACGCACGTTCTCCTCCCGACCGCCGGGATCGACGCGAGCGTCGACGCCGTCGGGGTCACACCCACGGGGGCGGTCGCCATCCCCCACGACGCCCACCGACTCGGCTGGTACCAATACGGGCCCACACCCGGCGACCCCCAAGGATCCGCGGTCCTGGTCGGACACCGCGACTCCCGCACCCAAGGTGCCGGAGCCCTCTACGACCTCGGCAACGTGGGAGTCGGCGACCCCATCATCGTGGTGCGATCAGACGGCACCCGACTGCACTACCGCATCGTCGAACGCCGCCTCTACCTCAAGAAGACACTGCCCTTCACGCTCCTGTTCGCGCGCACAGGCCCACCTCGACTCACCATCCTGACCTGCGGCGGCCCCTACGATCGCGCCCACGGCGGCTACCAGGACAACCTCGTCGTCACCGCTATCCCCACCTGAGGGGATCGGAGATCGGAACTCGTGCCACGTCCTGCGGTCGATCACCCTCACCGGAGGCGGGCCAACGAAAGTCTGGGGCGGATCAGTCCCACCCGCAACTGCGTCAGTGCCGTACAAGTGATTCGACTCCCAGCACGGTGTCGCGATGCGACCGCCAAGACAGTCGTGAGCCCTGCCGGTTCTTGTGCTCCCTGTCGATGCCATCGCCGCCGCCGGCCAAGCCGGATCACTCGGCACGGTCAGGGCCTGACCAGCAAGCCGCCGAATCATGCCGTAAGCGGATTGTCCCCGCCAATCAGCGCCCCCGAAGCACCCCTCCAGTGACGTTACCCTGCAGCCCAGTCGGACACCCCGGTGACGAACATAGCCCTCCCTATGCGACGGGCCGCGACCGTCCGCTCATGTCGCGAGGCGGAAGCCCGTTGCGTGCCGATTACGTGCGGGTCGGCGATGTCCTTGGTCTTGGTGTGGGTGTCTGTTGAAGGCCGGGTCCGCAGGACACTTCTCATTGCCGTGCCTGGCGTTCGTGCAAACGGTTAACAGCTGGCGGTGCAGTCAATGTGGCGATCTCGCATGCCGAGGTCCCGTGGGTGACCACGCTGACGGTGTCCCGATGGACGAAGTACGGCAAGGACCGGCTGTATGTGAACGCCGACGGGGGCAGCGGGTGGGCTGGATGGACCTGGACAGCGGACAGACCACCCTGGAGCGACCTGACCAGGCGGGTGCCAGCGCTGGCCGACTACTACGGCCCCGACGAGGCCCCTGTGAGCCCCGCACAGCCAGCCGAGACACGAGCCCGTCCGTCGGAGCCCTCCGCCGCTGCCCTCGTCCTGTCCGGGGTCCAGCGGCAGCCAGCCGCCGAGCCTCGGCATGCACGACCCAGGGGCGCGACAGGCCGCTCGATAACCGGCTACTTGAGGTGCATGCTTTCCTAGGAGGCCGCACGGTGGGCGTGTCGGATCGGATGGCCGGCACCGCAGGGTCGTATCGCGCGATCGAGTGATGTCTTCACCTCGGGCGGCCGGGCACGATCGGATGCACGCAGTGAGGATCGGTCGGTTCGCCGCTGCTGAGCACAGGCCGACGCGGTCGCTTCGCGCCACCCCTTGGAGTTGAGGAGAGTCTCGATGAGCGAGCATCCGAACGCCGCGGTTATCCGATCCGTCTACGAGGCCATGGACTCCGGGGACGTGGCCACGTTCGCGGCGCTGATGGACGACGACATCACCTGGTATGAGTCCACGGCTGGGATGGAGGGCGTCTATCGCGGCCGGGACCAGGTGCTGGCCTTCTTGGGCCAGGTCTTCGGGCAGGCTGGCATGCAGATGAGCGTCTCCATTCACGACGTCTTGGCCAGCGATGACCACGCCGTGATCCTGCACGAGAGCACGATCACGGTTGGGGACCGCAGCCACACCGGCCAGTACGCCGACGTCTACCACCTGCGGGAGGGGAAGATCGCCGCGCACTGGCACCTGGCCGTCGACGCCAAGGCCGATGCGGCATTCGCCTCGGAGGTCTTCGCGGGCTGACACTCCCGCCACAGAAGCCCGGCCAGCGCAGGCCCGGCTCGTCGTCGCGGCCTGGGCGACCTGGCGGTGTCCTTGCCCGGTCCTGGAGGAGCTCCGCGAGGAGCTTCAGCCAAGCGGACGATGACGCTCGGGGACGGGCCGCACCGGTCCGTCGGTGGCCAGCGTCACGGCCTCCGCGTCACGCCACTACTCACCAGGTAGGAGAAAACGATGTTGGTCTTCCGGCACGCGGAGCAGCGGGTGGTCGCGGCCACACCGCAGACGGTCTTCGACCTGCTCGGCGACCCCTCGCGGCACGCCCACCTGGCCGGCAGCGGCGAGGTCAAGGCGGTGCGCCTGCGCGGCGACCGGCCGATCCGGGTCGGGTCCAGCTTCGAGGCGGACGAGGAGATCCGCATGGGGCGAAGCACGCAGAGGTTCACGGCCGTGTCGACGGTCACCGAGTACGACCCGCCACACGCGATCTCGTGGACGTCGATGCCACCGAGCCGTCCACGCCCACGCCGGATCCAGTGGTGGTACCACCTGGAGCCTGTCGGGGCCGGAACCCGGGTCACCGAGCGGGTAGA
This Actinomycetes bacterium DNA region includes the following protein-coding sequences:
- a CDS encoding class F sortase, which produces MNRRSTAAAGLLVGLAVAVGAPAAWYVTTASSAQGVGALPLGLSRTPINASGGTGNTAAGSAGAASTPLTATSIPVVTSTIPPATATPVPTHVLLPTAGIDASVDAVGVTPTGAVAIPHDAHRLGWYQYGPTPGDPQGSAVLVGHRDSRTQGAGALYDLGNVGVGDPIIVVRSDGTRLHYRIVERRLYLKKTLPFTLLFARTGPPRLTILTCGGPYDRAHGGYQDNLVVTAIPT
- a CDS encoding nuclear transport factor 2 family protein, with translation MSEHPNAAVIRSVYEAMDSGDVATFAALMDDDITWYESTAGMEGVYRGRDQVLAFLGQVFGQAGMQMSVSIHDVLASDDHAVILHESTITVGDRSHTGQYADVYHLREGKIAAHWHLAVDAKADAAFASEVFAG
- a CDS encoding SRPBCC family protein, with amino-acid sequence MLVFRHAEQRVVAATPQTVFDLLGDPSRHAHLAGSGEVKAVRLRGDRPIRVGSSFEADEEIRMGRSTQRFTAVSTVTEYDPPHAISWTSMPPSRPRPRRIQWWYHLEPVGAGTRVTERVEVDLGAVLNLLMRLPYGAVRGSAVRAGMVKTLENLDRLVAPVVD